The Streptomyces sp. Mut1 genome window below encodes:
- the ehuD gene encoding ectoine/hydroxyectoine ABC transporter permease subunit EhuD gives MNSDFNWGAVGDAFPLLLKGFETTLLATVFGTLVAAVLGLAIAVAGRAPSRLVTVPVKVVMEFIRSTPLLVQLVGAAALFTSVEPLTIGIVVLGVHYATYTSEVYRAGIDGVPKGQWEACRALSMTPRRTWQAVILPQAVRNVVPALGNYAISMFKETPFLAVITVHEMVFEARDYGAQHFVFTEVFTLAGLIFLVASYPTSLLMRKLEKRLGH, from the coding sequence GTGAACAGTGATTTCAACTGGGGCGCCGTCGGTGACGCGTTCCCCCTGCTGCTCAAGGGGTTCGAGACGACCCTGCTGGCCACGGTGTTCGGCACCCTGGTCGCCGCGGTCCTCGGGCTGGCCATCGCGGTCGCCGGGCGGGCGCCGTCCCGGCTGGTGACCGTGCCGGTGAAGGTGGTGATGGAGTTCATCCGCTCCACCCCGCTGCTGGTCCAGCTGGTGGGCGCGGCCGCGCTGTTCACCTCGGTGGAGCCGCTGACCATCGGCATCGTGGTGCTGGGCGTCCACTACGCCACGTACACCTCCGAGGTGTACCGCGCCGGGATCGACGGCGTACCGAAGGGCCAGTGGGAGGCGTGCCGGGCGCTGTCGATGACGCCCCGGCGGACCTGGCAGGCCGTGATCCTGCCGCAGGCGGTGCGCAACGTGGTGCCCGCGCTCGGCAACTACGCGATCTCGATGTTCAAGGAAACACCCTTCCTCGCCGTGATCACGGTGCACGAGATGGTCTTCGAGGCACGCGACTACGGAGCCCAACACTTCGTCTTCACCGAGGTGTTCACCCTCGCGGGACTGATCTTCCTGGTGGCGAGCTACCCCACCTCGCTGTTGATGAGAAAGCTGGAGAAGCGCCTTGGCCACTGA
- the ehuA gene encoding ectoine/hydroxyectoine ABC transporter ATP-binding protein EhuA, whose product MATDPLQKKTAAAPEAVVPVDTSKDDGHPLVRFDKVVKRYGDHTVLDQLEFSVERGEHVTLIGPSGSGKTTILRLLMTLEKVSDGVIWINGEPLTHVRAPDGSLRPASEKHLRAARRRIGMVFQQFNLFPNMKVLQNITEAPVNVLGMDRDKAETRARELLDLVGLSGKVDAHPSQLSGGQQQRVAIARALAMEPEILLLDEVTSALDPELVAGVLELLSDIARNTDITMLCVTHEMNFARDVSEKVLMFDAGRVVESGSPEKIFSDPSHERTREFLNAVL is encoded by the coding sequence TTGGCCACTGACCCTCTGCAGAAGAAGACGGCCGCGGCCCCCGAGGCCGTCGTGCCGGTCGACACCTCCAAGGACGACGGACACCCGCTCGTCCGCTTCGACAAGGTCGTCAAGCGCTACGGCGACCACACGGTCCTGGACCAGCTGGAGTTCTCGGTCGAGCGCGGCGAGCACGTCACCCTGATCGGGCCCAGCGGCTCGGGCAAGACGACGATCCTGCGGCTGCTGATGACGCTGGAGAAGGTCAGCGACGGCGTGATCTGGATCAACGGCGAACCGCTGACCCATGTACGGGCGCCGGACGGCTCGCTGCGGCCGGCGTCCGAGAAGCACCTGCGGGCGGCCCGCCGGCGGATCGGCATGGTCTTCCAGCAGTTCAACCTCTTCCCCAACATGAAGGTGCTCCAGAACATCACCGAGGCGCCGGTCAACGTGCTCGGCATGGACCGCGACAAGGCGGAGACCCGCGCCCGGGAGCTGCTGGACCTCGTCGGTCTGTCCGGCAAGGTCGACGCGCATCCCTCGCAGCTCTCCGGCGGCCAGCAGCAGCGTGTCGCGATCGCCCGCGCGCTGGCGATGGAGCCGGAGATCCTGCTCCTGGACGAGGTGACATCCGCGCTGGACCCGGAGCTGGTGGCGGGGGTGCTGGAGCTGCTGAGCGACATCGCCCGCAACACCGACATCACGATGCTCTGCGTGACGCACGAGATGAACTTCGCCCGGGACGTCTCGGAGAAGGTGCTGATGTTCGACGCCGGACGGGTCGTGGAGTCCGGTTCGCCGGAAAAAATCTTCTCCGATCCCTCGCACGAACGCACGCGCGAATTCCTCAACGCGGTGCTGTGA
- a CDS encoding IclR family transcriptional regulator — translation MPLKPEPTAPFHSVQYALRVLETVSTHGSGVTDAQISRETGLPIGHLSALLLTLRREGYVEQITDGAYVVGASLLLLGSGTARRQALEIKLQQTLAQLRDSVGAAVYISRYVDGEIRVTQYADSPHTPAVNEWVDFRSAAHASAIGKCLLTQLDQNGRRDHIARHKTARLTSRTITSEKVLFSKLDSQPATVPVLDLQEYAVGTVCAAVPLTAGSAAGCLALSMPVEDAHRLRAAADTLNRRAAPMLLSLAL, via the coding sequence GTGCCGTTGAAGCCCGAACCGACTGCTCCGTTCCACTCGGTTCAGTACGCCCTCCGCGTGCTCGAAACGGTCTCCACGCACGGCAGCGGTGTGACCGACGCGCAGATCTCCCGCGAGACGGGCCTGCCCATCGGCCACCTCTCGGCCCTGCTGCTGACGCTGCGCCGCGAGGGGTACGTGGAGCAGATCACCGACGGCGCGTACGTGGTGGGCGCCTCGCTGCTGCTGCTCGGCTCGGGCACGGCCCGCCGCCAGGCCCTGGAGATCAAGCTCCAGCAGACCCTGGCCCAGCTGCGCGACTCGGTCGGCGCAGCGGTCTACATCAGCCGGTACGTGGACGGCGAGATCCGCGTCACGCAGTACGCGGACAGCCCGCACACCCCCGCGGTCAACGAGTGGGTGGACTTCAGGTCGGCGGCGCACGCGTCGGCGATCGGCAAGTGCCTGCTGACCCAGCTCGACCAGAACGGGCGGCGCGACCACATCGCGCGGCACAAGACGGCCCGGCTCACCTCGCGGACGATCACCAGCGAGAAGGTCCTCTTCTCCAAGCTGGACAGCCAGCCGGCGACGGTTCCGGTGCTCGACCTCCAGGAGTACGCGGTGGGCACGGTCTGCGCGGCGGTGCCGCTCACCGCCGGATCGGCGGCGGGCTGCCTGGCCCTGTCGATGCCGGTGGAGGACGCCCACCGACTGCGCGCGGCGGCGGACACGCTGAACCGGCGCGCGGCCCCGATGCTGCTGTCGCTGGCGCTTTAG
- a CDS encoding MFS transporter: MTNPPSTTAAASGGLAGRREWTAFVVLLLPLLLVSMDVSVLFFAIPSIDRDLAPSATQQLWIFDVYAFALAGLLITMGSLGDRIGRRRLLLIGALAFGAASVCAAYATSPEMLIAARAVLGIGGATLMPSTIGLVRNMFHNEQQRAKAIGIWSGAMAGGVALGSVLSGVMLEHFWWGSVFLINVPAMLLLLVLVPLLVPEFKDPKPGRFDFLSVPLSMGTVLPVVYGIKESAAHGLDARRALIIAAGLVIGWVFVRRQRSRSDAMISRELFRGRGFGVGIGLNALAAFAMMGSAFFTTQYLQSVLGMSTMEAALWSLAPSLAVGAAAPAATAIGQRTQRAYVVCGGFVIGAAGFGVFTLAGTDSLALLLIGSGVMSSGIVAVMAMVSDLAMTASPPEKAGAAASLLETGQEFGGALGMALLGAVATAVYRADMPASAPDVARRTLPGALTTGDDSLIAIGREAFVHSMRYASVTGSLILLTGAVLAATLLRRATRPAPPAAEAPVAGAPEAPQVPARV; the protein is encoded by the coding sequence ATGACGAACCCTCCGAGCACCACCGCCGCCGCATCCGGCGGCCTCGCCGGCCGTCGGGAGTGGACCGCCTTCGTGGTCCTGCTCCTCCCCCTCCTCCTGGTCTCGATGGACGTGTCCGTCCTCTTCTTCGCGATCCCGTCCATCGACCGGGACCTCGCCCCCAGCGCCACCCAGCAGCTGTGGATCTTCGATGTGTACGCCTTCGCCCTGGCGGGCCTGCTCATCACGATGGGCTCGCTCGGCGACCGCATCGGCCGCCGGAGGCTCCTGCTGATCGGGGCCCTCGCCTTCGGTGCCGCCTCGGTCTGCGCCGCCTACGCCACCAGCCCGGAGATGCTGATCGCGGCCCGCGCGGTGCTCGGGATCGGCGGGGCGACGCTGATGCCCTCGACCATCGGCCTGGTGCGCAACATGTTCCACAACGAGCAGCAGCGGGCGAAGGCCATCGGCATCTGGTCGGGCGCCATGGCCGGCGGGGTCGCGCTCGGCTCGGTGCTCAGCGGGGTGATGCTGGAGCACTTCTGGTGGGGCTCGGTGTTCCTGATCAACGTGCCCGCGATGCTGCTGCTGCTGGTGCTCGTCCCGCTGCTGGTCCCGGAGTTCAAGGACCCGAAGCCGGGCCGCTTCGACTTCCTGAGCGTGCCGCTGTCCATGGGCACCGTCCTGCCGGTGGTCTACGGCATCAAGGAGAGCGCCGCCCACGGACTCGACGCGCGGCGCGCCCTGATCATCGCCGCCGGGCTCGTCATCGGCTGGGTCTTCGTACGCCGGCAGCGCAGCCGCTCCGACGCGATGATCAGCCGGGAGCTGTTCCGGGGCCGCGGCTTCGGTGTCGGGATCGGGCTGAACGCGCTGGCCGCCTTCGCGATGATGGGCTCGGCCTTCTTCACCACCCAGTACCTGCAGTCGGTGCTCGGCATGAGCACGATGGAGGCCGCGCTGTGGAGCCTGGCCCCGTCCCTGGCGGTGGGTGCGGCGGCGCCCGCGGCGACCGCGATCGGCCAGCGGACCCAGCGTGCGTACGTCGTCTGCGGCGGGTTCGTCATCGGGGCGGCCGGCTTCGGCGTCTTCACGCTGGCCGGGACCGACTCGCTGGCCCTGCTGCTCATCGGCTCGGGCGTGATGAGCAGCGGCATCGTCGCCGTGATGGCCATGGTCTCGGACCTGGCGATGACCGCCAGCCCGCCGGAGAAGGCCGGTGCGGCCGCCTCGCTCCTGGAGACCGGGCAGGAGTTCGGCGGTGCGCTGGGCATGGCCCTGCTGGGTGCCGTCGCCACCGCGGTCTACCGGGCGGACATGCCCGCCTCGGCCCCGGACGTGGCCCGCAGGACCCTGCCGGGCGCGCTGACCACCGGTGACGACTCGCTGATCGCGATCGGCCGGGAGGCCTTCGTGCACAGCATGCGGTACGCCTCGGTGACCGGTTCGCTGATCCTGCTGACGGGGGCCGTGCTGGCCGCGACCCTGCTGCGCCGGGCGACCCGTCCGGCGCCCCCCGCCGCCGAGGCGCCGGTGGCCGGGGCTCCCGAGGCGCCCCAGGTCCCCGCGCGGGTCTGA